In Streptomyces sclerotialus, the DNA window CGAGGAGCTGGGCGACCGGCTCGGACTGCCGGTGACCGCCGACAACGACGCGAACGTCTTCGCGCTGGCCGAGCAGACCTACGGCGCCGGTGCGGGCTGCGCGTCCGCGCTGTACGTGAGCGTGGGCACGGGCATCGGCGGCGGACTGGTCAGCGGGGGCCGGCTGCTGCGCGGCGCGCACTGGACGGCGGGCGAGTTCGGCCACCTCGCGGTGCCCGAGGCCGCCGGGCGGCCCTGCAACTGCGGGCGCGCGGGGCATCTGGAAGCCGTCGCGTCCGGGCCCGCGATCACCGCCCGCTTCCGCGAGCTGAGCGGAGACGAGGACGTACACGACCTGCGGAGGGTCGCGGCGCTGGCGGAGCCGGACGCCGGGCCGACCGGTGCCGGTACGGAAGCGGCGCGTGCCGCCCTCGCGGAGGGCGCGGGCGCGCTGGGCCGCGCCCTGGCCGGGCTGGTCAACACCCTGGACCCGGAGCGGGTCGTGGTCGGCGGCGGTGTCGCCTCGATCGGCGCGCCGTTCTGGGAGCCGCTGACCGAGGCGTTCGCCGCGGAGCTGCTGCCGGGGCCCGCCGGCCTCCGGCCCGTACCGGCGGCGCTCGGCCCGCGCGCCGCGGTGGTCGGCGCGGCGGCGCTGCTGCTGGAGGACGGCCCCGTGGACGTCCCGGTACGGCGACCGGAGAACGGCCGATGAACCACCGCACGGACCCGACGAAGGACGACGAGGGACAGCGCATGACCGAGACCGCATCCGGCACCGAGCACGGCCGGGACACCCGCCGGACCGCACTGCCCGCCGACCGCGCCCGCGAGCTGCTGGACGGGCTGCGCGGCCGGCTGGTGGTCTCCTGTCAGGCGCCGCCCGGCGATCCGCTGCGGGCCCCGGAGCACATGGCCGCGATGGCCGCCTCGGTGACCGCGGGCGCGCCGGTGGCGGGCGTCCGGGTACAGGGCGTGGCCGACATCGAGACCGTACGGGCCGTGGTGGACCTGCCGATCGTCGGATTGTGGAAGGACGGCGCGGAGGGCGTATACATCACGCCGACGGCCGACCACGCGCGGGCCGTCGCCGAGGCCGGGGCCGAGATCGTCGCCGTGGACGCCACGGACCGGCCGCGGCCGGACGGACGGCCGCTGCGCGAGACGGTCGAGGCGGTGCACGCGCTGGGCAGGCTGCTGATGGCCGATGTCTCCACCGTGGCGGAGGGGGTGGCGGCCGCCGCGCTCGGCGCCGACCTCGTCTCCACCACCCTCTCCGGCTACACGCCGTACAGCCGCCGGCAGCCGGGCCCGGATTTGGAGCTGGTCGCCGAGCTGGCCGGGCGCCTGGATGTGCCCGTCTTCGCCGAGGGGCGGCTGCACACCCCGGAGCAGGCGGCGGCCGCGATCGAGGCGGGTGCGTGGGGCGTCGTGGTGGGCGGCGCCATCACCGCGCCGGCCGCCATAGCGTCCCGTTTCGCCGCCGCCCTGCCACAACGCTGACAGCGCATCAGGTACCGGGCACCGTCACAGCTGCGGCAGCAGTGCGTCCGGGGTGACCGGCAGCGCGCGGACGCGAACGCCCGTGGCGTGGTGGACGGCGTTGGTGACGGCGGCCGCGGTGCCGACGATGCCGATCTCACCGATGCCCTTGGAGCCCATCGGGTTCAGGTGCGGGTCCTCCTCGTCGAGCCAGTGCACGTCCAGGACCGGGACGTCGGCGCAGACCGGCACGTGGTACATGGCCAGGTCGCGTTCCGCGTAGTCGCCGAACTCCCGGTCCATCGTGCTGTGTTCCGTCAGCGCCATGCCGAGGCCCATCGTCATGCCGCCGATGAACTGCGAGCGCGCTGTACGCGGGTTCAGGATGCGGCCGGCGGCGAAGACACCGAGCAGCCGCCGTACCCGCGTCTCGCCGGTCGCGGTGTCCACCTGCACCTCGCAGAACTGGGCGCCGTACGCGTGCCGCGCGTACTCCTTGCCCCGCTCGGCGTCCTCGGTGGTGTCGGCGGTGACCGTCAGGCCGCCCGCCGGTACCTCGCTGTGCTCCGCCAGCTTCCGCCGCAGCCCCTCGCACGCCTTGTGCACGGCGGAGCCCCACGAGGAGGTGCCGGACGAGCCGCCCGCCACCGGAGCTTCGGGCAGATCGCTGTTGCCCACCTGGATCCGGACCCGGTCCAGGGGCATCCGCAGCGCGTCGGCGGCGATCTGGGCCAGGACGGTCCGGGCGCCGGTGCCGATGTCGGTGGCGTTCACCCGTACGTCGATCCGCCCGTCGGCGCGGGCGTGCGCCTCGGCCCGGCACGGCGCGACCATGACCGGGTACGTCGAGGCGGCCACACCGGTGCCGAGCAGCAGCCGGCCGTCGCGGCGCTTCCCGGGGGCCGGGTCGCGGTGCTGCCAGCCGAAGCGGCGGGCGCCCTCGCGCAGGCACTCCACGAGGTGGCGGCTGCTGTACGGGCGGCCGGAGTCCGGCTCCCGGTCGGGCTCGTTGCGTACCCGCAGCTCGACGGGGTCCAGACCGCAGGCGAGGGCGAGTTCGTCCATGGCCGATTCCAGCGCGTACATGCCGGGGCACTCGCCGGGCGCCCGCATCCATGACGGGGTCGGGACGTCCAGCCGGGTCACCCGGTGGGTGGTGCGGCTGTGCGGCGAGACGTACATCGTCCGGCTGGGGGCCGCGGCCTGCTCGACGAACTCCTGGACGGTGGAGGACTGGGTGAGGATCTCGTGCGCGAGCGCCTGGATGCGGCCGTCGCGGTCGGCGCCCAGGCGCAGGCGCTGGATCGTGGGCGCGCGGTGCCCGGTGACGGACTCCAGCAGCTGCCGCGGCAGGGCGAGGGTCACCGGACGGCCCGTCACGCGGGCCGCCATGGCGGCGAGTACCGCCTGCGGGCGCGGTGTGCCCTTGGAGCCGAAACCGCCCCCGACGTGCTCACTGGTGACCCGCACCTGGTCCGGGCCGAGTCCGAAGAGCTGCGCCAGCATCTGCTGGACGGTGGAGGAGCCCTGGCTGGAGTCGTACAGGCACAGCCGGCGCTCGCCCTCCCACCAGGCCGTGGCGGCGTGCGGCTCCATCGGGTGGTTGTGCAGCGGCGGCGTCTCGTACACGGCGTCGTGCTGGACGGCCGCCCCGGCGTACGCGGTGTCGAAGTCGCCGCGTTCCCGGTCGGCGGGGTGGCCGCCGTTGGCGGTCTCGGGGGCGTAGAGGCCCGGGTGGTCGGGGCCGAGGAGGACGTCGTGCGGCTCCGAGGTGTAGTCCAGGTGGACGGCGGCGGCCGCGGCGCGGGCCGCCTCCAGGGAGGTGGCGACCGCGAGGGCGACGATCTGGCCGCGGTGCGCGACGCGCGGCGACTGCAGGACGGCGAGCGTCGGGTCGTCACCCTCTTCGAGGCGGGGCGCGTTCTCGTGGGTGAGCACGGTGAGGACGGCCGGGTCGGCGAGCGCGGTGCCGGTGTCCACGCCGGTGATCTCGCCGCGGGCGATCGTGGCAGGCACCGCCCAGGCGTACAGGCCGTCGGGATGTCCGTGGTCGGCGGCGTACCGCGCCGTGCCGGTGACCTTCTCGCGGCCCTCCAGCCGTGCGGTGTCCGCGCCCAGGGTCCGGGGCAGGGTCGTCATCGCGCACCTCCCGCGTGGTCGCCTGTCAGGTCCGTCAGCAGGGCGACGGCCAGCCGGCGGGCCAGGGGGATCTTGTAGCCGTTGTCGCGGAGCGGCTCGGCGGCCGCCAGTTCCTGGTCCACGGCCCGGCCGAAGGACTCCTCGGTGGCGGGCCGGCCGAGCAGCGCCTCTTCGGCGGCCCGGGCCCGCCAGGGCTTGGCCGCCAGCGCGCCGAACGCGAGCCGCACGTGCTCCACGGTGCCGTCCGTGACCCGCAGGTCGGCGGCGGCCGAGGCGAGCGCGAAGGCGTACGACGCGCGCTCCCGGGCCTTGCGGTAGGCCGAGCGGGCGCCTTGGGCCGGCGGCGGCAGCTCGACGGCCGTGATCAGCTCGCCGTGTTCCAGCACGGTGTCGCGGTCCGGTGCGTCGCCCGGCAGCCGGTGCAGTTCGGCCACCGGCAGCGTCCGCGTACCTTCCACCGACACGCAGTGCACCCGCGCGTCGAGCGCCGCCAGCGCCACCGCCATGTCCGACGGGTGCGTGGCCACGCAGTGCTGGGAGGCGCCGAGGACCGCGAGGTCCCGGTGGACGCCGCTGCGCGCGGGGCAGCCTGAGCCGGGCCGCCGTTTGTTGCACGGCTTGCCGACGTCCTGGAAGTACGTGCAGCGGGTGCGCTGGAGCAGGTTGCCGCCGATCGTGGCGAGGTTGCGGAGCTGCGGCGAGGCGCCGGCCAGCAGCGCCTGGGACAGCGCCGGGTAGCGCTCGCGGACGACGGGGTGCACGGCGAGGGTGCTGTTGCGTACGGTGGCGCCGACCCGCAGGCCCCCGTCGTCCGTGCCGGCGATCTCGTCGAACGGCAGCCGGCTCACGTCGACCAGCATCTCGGGCACCTCGACCCCGAGCTTCATCAGGTCCACCAGGTTCGTGCCGCCGCCGAGGAAGGCCGCGCGCGGCTCCCGGGAGAGCAGGTCCACGGCCGCGGCGGGATCGGTGGCCGTCTCGTACCGGAAGGGTTTCACCGCGCCGCCTCCTGTACCGCGTCGATGATGTTCACGTACGCGCCGCAGCGGCAGATGTTGCCGCTCATCCGCTCCCGGACCTCGCCGCCGGTCAGCTCCACCGGTCCGTCCGGTGCGCCGTCCGGCGTCACCGCACTGGGCCAGCCCGCCTCGGCCTCGGCGATCGCGCCGACGCCCGAGCAGATCTGGCCGGGGGTGCAGAAGCCGCACTGGTAACCGTCGTGCGCGAGGAACGCCTCCTGGAGCGGATGCAGCGCGTCGCCGTCGGCCAGGCCCTCGACGGTCGTGACCTCGGCGCCGTCGGCGGCCACCGCGAGCAGCAGGCAGGAGTTGACCCGCCGGCCGTCCAGCAGGACCGTGCAGGCCCCGCACTGGCCGTGGTCGCAGCCCTTCTTGGCGCCGGTCAGCCGCAGGTCCTCGCGGAGCAGGTCGAGGAGTGAGGTGCGGTTGTCGACCGTGCGCTCCTGGCGTTCACCGTTGATGTGCAGGGTGAGCGCGGTGGTGGTGTCCGCGCCGCCCGTACCCTCCGTGCGTCTCATGGAGTCACCAGTGCCCCTGAACGCAGCACCCGAAAACGGACAAACCAGCCGCACACCTCACTCGGACCAACCGGCGGACCACCGGCCCTGGCCACCGCCGCTGAGCGTGGCGCACGCGGTGGGCCTCAGGGCTGCTGCCGGGCCTGCCGGCCCGCCGCCTGCGCCGCTTGCGCCTCGCTGGTCCGGCCGGCGGTGCTGAGCTTCCCGCCGGAGTTCTCCAGGTGGGCCCGGATGAACCACTGGAACAGCTCCAGGCTGCGCAGCTGCTCGATCAGCATGTCCTGGGTGATCGGGTCGGGCTCGTCGGTGGCGCGCACCGCCGCGCGGTGGTCCTCGATGACGCCGGTGTAGACCACGTCCAGCGCGCCCAGGTGCTCGATCGACTCGGCCCGCCCGATGGCGTAGTCCTCCCAGGTGCGCTCGGCGACCAGGGCGCCGGGGGTACCGGCGGGCTCGCCGCCGAGCGTCGAGATGCGCTCGGCGGTGGTGTCGATCATGTCGCGTACGGCGTCCACCTGCGGGTCGAGCATTTCGTGTACGGCGATGAAGTGCGGGCCGACCACGTTCCAGTGCACGTGCTTGAGGGTGAGCGCCAGGTCGTTGAGCGCATGCAGCCGCATCCGGAGCAGCTGGACGACCTCCGAGCCTTCGGAGGTGCTCATGCCCGGAACCGTGTAGGCGAGCTTCGGGTCGGCTTTCGAGGCCACGGCACTGTCTCCTTCGACGGTCTTCGCCGGTCCGGCGGGGCCGGCGCGGGTGCGGGCCCGGCGGCGCGCCGGGCGTGCGCCACAGCCGTACCACCGGGCGTCACACGGCAAACGCCCGGTATCTCCCGTTGTACCGGCCTCCTCCCGTTACGGCACCCGCAGGGTGTTACGGAGGTACCGGCGGCGGGTACTGCGTGCACACAGGGACCGCCATGGGGCCGCTGTGTCCCCACACCGAGGAGGGCCCCGTATGAGCACTGCGGCCGCCCGGCGGAGCCTACTGGCCGACCTCATCGCCGCCAGCCACCTGATCACGCTGGAGCAGCTACCGGGCCTGGTCGCCGAGCACGCGGCGCGGGCGGGCTGGCCGGACGTGCTGATCTACCTCGCCGACCTCCAGCAGGACATGCTCCACCTGCTGACCGAACGGGGCCCGGACTCCGGGTACGGCCCGCCCCGCCAGGACGACCGGGACCGGCCGTCCGAGCTCCGGGTGGACGGGACGCTCGCAGGCCGCGCCTTCCAGCTCGGCACGGTGGTGCCCGCCTGTGCGACCGGTGGCGACCAGTGGTGGGTACCGCTGGTGAACGGCACGGAGCGGATGGGCGTCCTGCGGATCGAGGCGCCCGACGACCCGGCCCTCATGGCCGACCTGCGCAACCTCGCGGGCCTCATCGGACTGATGCTGGTCAGCAAGCGCGGTACGAGCGACTCCTACTCCCGGCTGGTGCGCCGCCGGGAGATGAACGTGGCCGCCGAGATGGAGTGGCGGCTGATGCCCCCGCGGACGTTCGCCACCGACCGGGTGCTGATCAGCGCCGTCATGGAGCCGGCCTACGAGGTCAGCGGCGACGTCTTCGACTACGGCGTGGCCGGGGACACCGTCCACCTGGGCGTCTTCGACGCGATGGGCCACGACACGGCCGCCGGGCTGACCGCCAACCTCGCGCTCGCCGCCTGCCGCAACCACCGCCGCCAGCACTCGGGCATGCTGCGGACCGCGGCGGCCGTGGAGGAGGCGCTCGCCGCGCAGTTCGACGGCAGCCGCTTCGCCACCGGCGTCCTGGCCGACCTGGACCTCACCACGGGTGTGCTGAGCTGGACGAGCTGCGGCCACCCCGCGCCGGTCATCATCCGCGGCGGCCGCACGGCGCTCTCCCTGGACTGCCCGCCGGGTCCGCCGCTCGGCACCGGCCTGGGGCTGTCCCCCTCGCTCTGCCACGACCAGCTGGAGCCCGGCGACCGGCTGCTGCTCCACACCGACGGCATCACCGAGGCCCGCAACCCCGAGGGCGAGGAGTTCGGGCTCGCCCGCTTCACCGACTTCCTCATCCGCCGGCACTCGGACGGCCTGCCGCTCCCGGAGACGCTGCGCCGCCTGATCCGGCACCACCTGGACTACCACCACGGCCGGCTGAACGACGACGCCACGGTCCTGCTGGTGGAGTGGCACGGCCCCACGCCGTACCACCGCAGCCAGGTGGAGGCCCTGGTGGGCCTCCCCGGTCACACGGCCCCGCCGGTCCTCCAGGACATGTGGACGGCGGACGCCCGCGACCGGGGCCGAGAGCCCGGGCCGTCTGCCTGAACCGGGCAGCCGGGGTCAGGAGACGGCCGTGTCGAGGGCCTTCGCGAGCTCGGCGGGGGCCGACAGCATGGGCCAGTGCCCCGTGGCCAGGTCGACCCGCCGCCACGGCGGCCGGCCGAGGTACGCCAGCATGGGGACGCCCGCGTCCAGCAGGGCCTTGAACTCGTTGCAGGCGATGAGGACGCGGTCCACCTCGGGGGCGGGTCCGACCGGCGCCGTGAGGGGCTGCTCGTACGTGCGGAACGGCTGTGGTGTGGCACGGCTGCGCATCAGCTCGCGCCGGTCCTCGGTGAGTCCGTCGAGATCTCCCACCTGGCCGAGCGCGTCGATCGCCGGCATCGGGAGCCGCCACCCGTCCCCCTCCGCTGCGACCTGCTCGCGCAGTATCTCCGCCTCGGCCTCCGACATGAGGTCGAGCATCCGCATGCCCTCGGCGAACGGGGCGCTGTCGACGTAGACGACGCGCGCCAGCCGCGTACCCAGGCGCCCGGCGGCACCGGTGGCGGGGGCCGCCGCGTAACTGTGCGCCACGAGTGTGACGTCGCGCAGGTCATGCTCCTCGACGAAGGTGACGATGTCGTCGACGTGGGTGTCCAGGCCCGTCTCCGGGGTCGCCTGACCGGCCCGCTCACCGAGCCCGGTCAGTGCCGTCGCCAGCACGGTGTGACCGCGCTCGCGCAGCTCGCGGGCAGTGTCTTCCCATGCCCAGGCGCCCAGCCAGGCGCCGGGTACCAGCACGAACGTGGCCATCTGTTCTCTCCCTGTCGCAGACAACGGGGAAACAGTAGGGCAAATGGCAGGCGGTGCCCGGCGTAAAATACCGGGAGGACTATTTCGCGCTCCGGCCGCCGACGGCCTCACCGACCGTGACGAAAACGCGCGTCACGCCTCCGCCCGCACGGTCCGCGCACACGAACGGTTGACCACCCTCTGACCATCCCTTTGCTGTAGCGTTACCGCCTGCCAAGTCGGCACTTAGGGGGATCTCTTGAACCGGTTCGTCTTCAGAGTGCTGGGCCCACTCACCGTGCAGACCGACGAGGGTCCCCTGCGGATACACGGACGCCGTCAGTCCGTCGTCCTCGCGATGCTCCTGCTCTCGGCCGACCGGGTCGTCTCCGTCGACACCCTCGTGGACGCCGTCTGGCCCGACTCCCCGCCGACCACGGCCCGCAACCAGATCGCGATCTGCGTGGCGACGCTGCGCAAGACCTTCAAACAGGCCGGCGTGGACGACCTGCTGGTCACCCACTCCCCGGGTTATCTGCTGGCAAGCGGCGAACACCGCATCGACGTCACCGAGTTCCTGGAGAAGGCCGAGCGGGGCCGGGACGCCGCCCGGCACGGCCGGACCGAGGAAGCCTGCGCCCTGCTGGAGGAGGCCCTGAACCAATGGCGCGGGCCCGCGCTCGACGAACTGGGCGGCGAGCGGATCGAGGTGGAGGCCGTACGCCTGGAGCAGATACGGCTGGACCTGACCGAGGAACGGGCCGGGCTCATGCTGGAGCTCGGCCGTCATCGCGTACTGACCGGGGAACTCACCGAACTGGTCAAGCTGCACCCGCTGCGCGAGCAGTCGCGCGAGCACCTGATGCTGGCGCTGTACCGCTCGGGGCAGCGCGCCGAGGCGCTGGACGTCTTCCGCCAGGGCCGGCAGCTGCTCATCAAGGAGCTCGGCATCGAACCCGGTCCCGGGCTGCGGCAGTTGCACGACCTGATCCTCAAGGACTCCCCCGAGCTGACCCGGCCGCCCACCGTGGGCACGATGTCACCGGCCCCGGTGCGGACCGTCCCCGCGCAGCTGCCCGCCGACATCATGGGATTCACCGGCCGCCAGGCGGAGATGGCCGCGCTGGACCGGCTGCTGAAGGAGCCGCACCGCCTGCACGCACCGGCCGTCGCGACCATCGCCGGCGCCGGCGGGGTGGGCAAGACCGCGCTGGCCGTGCACTGGGCCAGCCAGGTCGCCGACCGCTTCCCGGACGGCCAGCTCTTCGCCGACCTCCGCGGCTACGACGAGGAGCACGCGCCCGTCTCCCCCACGGTCGTACTCGACCGGTTCCTGCGCGCCCTCGGGATGCCGGCGCCGCAGATACCGGCGGAGCCGGACGAGCGGGCCGCGCTGTTCCGCAGCATCCTCAGCACCCGCCGGACACTCCTCGTCCTGGACAACGTTCGCTCCTTCGCCCAGCTCAGGCCGCTGCTGCCCGGGGGCGGCCAGAGCGTGGTGCTGGCCACGAGCCGGGAGACGCTGGACGACCTCACCGGCGACTACACCGCGCTGCGCATCCGGTTGCGGGTGCTCGCCCCGGCCGAGGCCACCACCCTGCTGACGAAGATCGCCGGCGCCGAACGGTTCGGCAGCGACCCGGTGGCCGTCGAACAGCTCGGCGCGCTGTGCGACCGTCTGCCGCTGGCGTTGCGGATCGCCGGCGCCCGGCTCGCCGCCAAGCCAGGGCTGAGCGTACGAAGCCTGGTCGACCGGCTGCGGGACCAGCGAAGACGGCTGGACATCCTGAGCCCCGGCGAGGGCGGGGTGCGGGCCGGCTTCCGGCTGACCTACCGCGACCTGCGGCCGGAGGCGGCGCTGATGTACCGCAGGCTCGGCCTGCTGCGTACCGCCGACTTCGCGGCCTGGGCCGGCGCCGCCGTACTGGAGACGGACGTCTGGCACGCGGAGGAGCTGATGGACCAGCTCGTCGACGCCCAGCTGCTGGAGGTCTCCGACGCCGGTCCCGGCCGGCCCGCCCGCTACCGCTTCCAGGACCTGCTGCGGCTGTTCGCGCGGGAACGCGCGGAGGCCGACGAGCCGCCGGCGGAGTGCGACGCCGCGCTGGAGCGCGCCTTCGCCGCCTGGCTCTGGCTCGCGGAGGAGGCGCACCGGCGGCTGGACGGGCGGGCCTACCCCGTCGGCCGCGCCGGAGTGCCCGCGCCCGCCCACCTGGCGGAGTCGGCCGACGAACTGCTGGCCACGCCCTCGGACTGGTTCGAGTCCGAGCGCGCGACGATCCCGGACGTCGTCGCGCACGCGGCGGAGACCGACCGGGCCCGGTACGCGTGGGCGCTGGCCGAGAGCGCCGTACCGCACTTCGAGACCCGCAACTACCTGGAGGAATGGCAGCGCTGCGCCGAACTGTCCCTCGCGTCGGCGCGGCGCACCGGGGACCGGCGGGGCGAGGCCACCATGCTGCGGCTGCTGGGGTCGCTGGCGATCTACCAGCGGCGGTACGAGCAGGGCGAGGGCTGGAACGTCGCGGCGCTGCGGCTGCTGCGCGCCACCGGGGACGTGCGGGGCGTCGCCCTGGCCCAGCGCAATCTGGCCATGTGCGCGCGGTTCCAGGGGGACTGGGACCGGGCGCTGGAGTACTGCCGGGCGGCCCTGGAAGGCTTCCACGAGGCGGGTGACACCGGGAACGAGGCCCATCTGCTCGGCTTCCTCGCCCAGATCGAGCTCGACCGGGGGCAGGTGGAACCCGCGCTGCCGCTGGCGGTGGAGGCCGTGGCGCTGAGCCGGCGCACCGGGTCCGTACGCGCCGAGTCGCAGAGCGTCTACCGCCTGGCCGAGGTCCGGCTGCTGGCCGGTGAGCTGGCGGAGGCCGCGGTGTCGTTCCGTGAGGTGCTCCAGCTCACGCGCAAGGAGGGCGACCGGGTCGGCGAGGCCCACGCGCTGCGCGGGCTGGGCCAGACGCAGTGGAGCCAGGGCCTGCTGGCAGCGGCGGGGGAGACGCTGCAGCAGGCCCTGGAGATCACGAAGGAGCTGGCCGACCGGTTCCTGTACGCACGGGTGGAGACCGACCTCGGCTGTGTGGCGGCGCTCGACGGCCGGGACGAGGCGGCGGAGCGGTTCGGGCGGGCCCACGCCGCGTTCGGCGAAGTGGGGGCCCAGCTCTGGCGGGCGCGGGCGGCACGGCTGCTCGCCGCGGTGCGCGGCGACGGCGGCGAGTGCGGCGGAGTGGGCGGCGACGGTGCGCCGCAACGTTCGTTCACGGCTGATCAGTTGACGCTGCTGCTGGCGCACGCGCCGGACTGACCGCCGGACCGGCCGGTCACCCGGCAGGCGTGGCGGGGCTCAGCCCCACGGCATGTCGTCCTCTCCGCTGCCGGTGGCGTGCGGCCCCACGGGCTGGACGATGCCCCACGGCATGTCCTCGCCGCCGGCGACGACGGCCGACTGCGCCAGGGCCTGCGGTCCGCCGGCCACCCCCAGAAAGAGCCCTGTGAGCACGACCAGGCAGCTCGTTCTCACGCTCTTCGCCGTACGAGACCTGCGCATCGGAATTCCCCTCCCGGTGGACCGTCGGCACCGCTGCTGCGGCACGACCGGAACAGTAGGGATGG includes these proteins:
- a CDS encoding ROK family protein codes for the protein MTAVRAPRPRHAAESGPASASPRPLLGVDVGGTKIAAGVVSPEGTLLASVVRPTPAAQGRTAVLDAIAAAVRELPGREGAVGLGIGTGGVVDRDQGVVLSANALLSGWAGTRLSEELGDRLGLPVTADNDANVFALAEQTYGAGAGCASALYVSVGTGIGGGLVSGGRLLRGAHWTAGEFGHLAVPEAAGRPCNCGRAGHLEAVASGPAITARFRELSGDEDVHDLRRVAALAEPDAGPTGAGTEAARAALAEGAGALGRALAGLVNTLDPERVVVGGGVASIGAPFWEPLTEAFAAELLPGPAGLRPVPAALGPRAAVVGAAALLLEDGPVDVPVRRPENGR
- a CDS encoding N-acetylmannosamine-6-phosphate 2-epimerase; translation: MTETASGTEHGRDTRRTALPADRARELLDGLRGRLVVSCQAPPGDPLRAPEHMAAMAASVTAGAPVAGVRVQGVADIETVRAVVDLPIVGLWKDGAEGVYITPTADHARAVAEAGAEIVAVDATDRPRPDGRPLRETVEAVHALGRLLMADVSTVAEGVAAAALGADLVSTTLSGYTPYSRRQPGPDLELVAELAGRLDVPVFAEGRLHTPEQAAAAIEAGAWGVVVGGAITAPAAIASRFAAALPQR
- a CDS encoding xanthine dehydrogenase family protein molybdopterin-binding subunit; amino-acid sequence: MTTLPRTLGADTARLEGREKVTGTARYAADHGHPDGLYAWAVPATIARGEITGVDTGTALADPAVLTVLTHENAPRLEEGDDPTLAVLQSPRVAHRGQIVALAVATSLEAARAAAAAVHLDYTSEPHDVLLGPDHPGLYAPETANGGHPADRERGDFDTAYAGAAVQHDAVYETPPLHNHPMEPHAATAWWEGERRLCLYDSSQGSSTVQQMLAQLFGLGPDQVRVTSEHVGGGFGSKGTPRPQAVLAAMAARVTGRPVTLALPRQLLESVTGHRAPTIQRLRLGADRDGRIQALAHEILTQSSTVQEFVEQAAAPSRTMYVSPHSRTTHRVTRLDVPTPSWMRAPGECPGMYALESAMDELALACGLDPVELRVRNEPDREPDSGRPYSSRHLVECLREGARRFGWQHRDPAPGKRRDGRLLLGTGVAASTYPVMVAPCRAEAHARADGRIDVRVNATDIGTGARTVLAQIAADALRMPLDRVRIQVGNSDLPEAPVAGGSSGTSSWGSAVHKACEGLRRKLAEHSEVPAGGLTVTADTTEDAERGKEYARHAYGAQFCEVQVDTATGETRVRRLLGVFAAGRILNPRTARSQFIGGMTMGLGMALTEHSTMDREFGDYAERDLAMYHVPVCADVPVLDVHWLDEEDPHLNPMGSKGIGEIGIVGTAAAVTNAVHHATGVRVRALPVTPDALLPQL
- a CDS encoding FAD binding domain-containing protein; translated protein: MKPFRYETATDPAAAVDLLSREPRAAFLGGGTNLVDLMKLGVEVPEMLVDVSRLPFDEIAGTDDGGLRVGATVRNSTLAVHPVVRERYPALSQALLAGASPQLRNLATIGGNLLQRTRCTYFQDVGKPCNKRRPGSGCPARSGVHRDLAVLGASQHCVATHPSDMAVALAALDARVHCVSVEGTRTLPVAELHRLPGDAPDRDTVLEHGELITAVELPPPAQGARSAYRKARERASYAFALASAAADLRVTDGTVEHVRLAFGALAAKPWRARAAEEALLGRPATEESFGRAVDQELAAAEPLRDNGYKIPLARRLAVALLTDLTGDHAGGAR
- a CDS encoding 2Fe-2S iron-sulfur cluster-binding protein, producing MRRTEGTGGADTTTALTLHINGERQERTVDNRTSLLDLLREDLRLTGAKKGCDHGQCGACTVLLDGRRVNSCLLLAVAADGAEVTTVEGLADGDALHPLQEAFLAHDGYQCGFCTPGQICSGVGAIAEAEAGWPSAVTPDGAPDGPVELTGGEVRERMSGNICRCGAYVNIIDAVQEAAR
- a CDS encoding Dps family protein → MSTSEGSEVVQLLRMRLHALNDLALTLKHVHWNVVGPHFIAVHEMLDPQVDAVRDMIDTTAERISTLGGEPAGTPGALVAERTWEDYAIGRAESIEHLGALDVVYTGVIEDHRAAVRATDEPDPITQDMLIEQLRSLELFQWFIRAHLENSGGKLSTAGRTSEAQAAQAAGRQARQQP
- a CDS encoding PP2C family protein-serine/threonine phosphatase — protein: MSTAAARRSLLADLIAASHLITLEQLPGLVAEHAARAGWPDVLIYLADLQQDMLHLLTERGPDSGYGPPRQDDRDRPSELRVDGTLAGRAFQLGTVVPACATGGDQWWVPLVNGTERMGVLRIEAPDDPALMADLRNLAGLIGLMLVSKRGTSDSYSRLVRRREMNVAAEMEWRLMPPRTFATDRVLISAVMEPAYEVSGDVFDYGVAGDTVHLGVFDAMGHDTAAGLTANLALAACRNHRRQHSGMLRTAAAVEEALAAQFDGSRFATGVLADLDLTTGVLSWTSCGHPAPVIIRGGRTALSLDCPPGPPLGTGLGLSPSLCHDQLEPGDRLLLHTDGITEARNPEGEEFGLARFTDFLIRRHSDGLPLPETLRRLIRHHLDYHHGRLNDDATVLLVEWHGPTPYHRSQVEALVGLPGHTAPPVLQDMWTADARDRGREPGPSA
- a CDS encoding alpha/beta fold hydrolase, with product MATFVLVPGAWLGAWAWEDTARELRERGHTVLATALTGLGERAGQATPETGLDTHVDDIVTFVEEHDLRDVTLVAHSYAAAPATGAAGRLGTRLARVVYVDSAPFAEGMRMLDLMSEAEAEILREQVAAEGDGWRLPMPAIDALGQVGDLDGLTEDRRELMRSRATPQPFRTYEQPLTAPVGPAPEVDRVLIACNEFKALLDAGVPMLAYLGRPPWRRVDLATGHWPMLSAPAELAKALDTAVS
- a CDS encoding AfsR/SARP family transcriptional regulator, producing MLGPLTVQTDEGPLRIHGRRQSVVLAMLLLSADRVVSVDTLVDAVWPDSPPTTARNQIAICVATLRKTFKQAGVDDLLVTHSPGYLLASGEHRIDVTEFLEKAERGRDAARHGRTEEACALLEEALNQWRGPALDELGGERIEVEAVRLEQIRLDLTEERAGLMLELGRHRVLTGELTELVKLHPLREQSREHLMLALYRSGQRAEALDVFRQGRQLLIKELGIEPGPGLRQLHDLILKDSPELTRPPTVGTMSPAPVRTVPAQLPADIMGFTGRQAEMAALDRLLKEPHRLHAPAVATIAGAGGVGKTALAVHWASQVADRFPDGQLFADLRGYDEEHAPVSPTVVLDRFLRALGMPAPQIPAEPDERAALFRSILSTRRTLLVLDNVRSFAQLRPLLPGGGQSVVLATSRETLDDLTGDYTALRIRLRVLAPAEATTLLTKIAGAERFGSDPVAVEQLGALCDRLPLALRIAGARLAAKPGLSVRSLVDRLRDQRRRLDILSPGEGGVRAGFRLTYRDLRPEAALMYRRLGLLRTADFAAWAGAAVLETDVWHAEELMDQLVDAQLLEVSDAGPGRPARYRFQDLLRLFARERAEADEPPAECDAALERAFAAWLWLAEEAHRRLDGRAYPVGRAGVPAPAHLAESADELLATPSDWFESERATIPDVVAHAAETDRARYAWALAESAVPHFETRNYLEEWQRCAELSLASARRTGDRRGEATMLRLLGSLAIYQRRYEQGEGWNVAALRLLRATGDVRGVALAQRNLAMCARFQGDWDRALEYCRAALEGFHEAGDTGNEAHLLGFLAQIELDRGQVEPALPLAVEAVALSRRTGSVRAESQSVYRLAEVRLLAGELAEAAVSFREVLQLTRKEGDRVGEAHALRGLGQTQWSQGLLAAAGETLQQALEITKELADRFLYARVETDLGCVAALDGRDEAAERFGRAHAAFGEVGAQLWRARAARLLAAVRGDGGECGGVGGDGAPQRSFTADQLTLLLAHAPD